The window GAATCTTCAGAAGACATCATAGTTGCTACCCTCTCTTTGCATTCTAGCATTGGCTTTCAGTGACATCTTCTAAGTTTGTTTTGTGAGTCTGTTTTACAGTGATCAAGATGGCTTTGCAGAATATTGGGGCTTCAAACAGTGATGATGCCTTCTATAGGTATAAGATGCCCAAGATGGTTACCAAAGTCGAGGGCCGAGGAAATGGcatcaaaacaaatattgtCAACATGGTTGACATTGCAAAGGCTTTGGCAAGGCCAGCTTCTTACACTACAAAGTATTTTGGTTGTGAGCTTGGTGCCCAATCCAAGTATGATGAGAAAACTGGGACTTCACTTGTCAATGGCGCTCATGAAACTGCAAAACTTGCTGGGCTTCTTGAGAACTTCATCAAGAAATATGTTCAATGTTATGGCTGTGGAAATCCTGAAACTGAGATAATCATCACGAAAAGCCAGATGCTTCAACTAAAATGTGCTGCCTGTGGTTTTGTATCTGATGTGGATATGAGGGACAAGCTCACCACTTTCATTCTGAAGAACCCTCCTGAATCAAAGAAGGGAGCAAAGGACAAGAAGGCATTGAGGAGGGCTGAGAAGGAGCGTCTTAAGGAAGGTGAAGCTGCTGATGAGGAGCTGAAGAAACTGAAGAAAGAAGGTAAGAAGAAGGGATCTTCTTTAAGGGATGGCCCTGCAAAAGCTAGCTCTACAAAGAAGAAAGCAAACAGCTCCGATGAGGAACGTATGTCACCAACTCACAGCCAGGTTGATGAGAAGGAAGaggttgttgatgatgatgatgatgtccaGTGGCAAACTGATACGTCTCTTGAGGCAGCTCGCCAGCGCATACAAGAACAGTTGAGTGCTGCGACGGCTGATATGGTCATGCTTTCAACAGAAGAGACAGAAAAGAAGGCAAGGGCACTCAGCAAAGAAAATGGCAGTCCAAAAGTTGCTTCACCAGCCCGGGAGGAAAAACCAAAAGCTGAGAATGGGAGCCCAAGTACCCACGGAACTCTTGTCAATGAGTTGAAGTTAAGCCTAAGGAAAGGAGTTTCTGCCAGCCAATTAAAGTCCACTCTCAGCGCTCTCACTGGGTCTGCTCAGGAAAAGATGGATGCTCTGTTTGAGGCATTGTTTGAGGGTGTTGCAAAAGGATTT of the Populus nigra chromosome 7, ddPopNigr1.1, whole genome shotgun sequence genome contains:
- the LOC133698737 gene encoding eukaryotic translation initiation factor 5-like — translated: MALQNIGASNSDDAFYRYKMPKMVTKVEGRGNGIKTNIVNMVDIAKALARPASYTTKYFGCELGAQSKYDEKTGTSLVNGAHETAKLAGLLENFIKKYVQCYGCGNPETEIIITKSQMLQLKCAACGFVSDVDMRDKLTTFILKNPPESKKGAKDKKALRRAEKERLKEGEAADEELKKLKKEGKKKGSSLRDGPAKASSTKKKANSSDEERMSPTHSQVDEKEEVVDDDDDVQWQTDTSLEAARQRIQEQLSAATADMVMLSTEETEKKARALSKENGSPKVASPAREEKPKAENGSPSTHGTLVNELKLSLRKGVSASQLKSTLSALTGSAQEKMDALFEALFEGVAKGFVKEVAKKKNYLAAAVTQDEGSQLLLLRAIGAFCGKSGSSALKEVALILKTLYDADVLEEEYIVQWYQEGLKGSNKDSQIWKNAKPVIEWLQNAESETEEE